GTAAGGCGGTTTTGGCTCCGGCATCTGATCAATAACGTCCTTTACAAATCCCCTCCGGATGGCCCAGAGAATCTGCATAACCTTCTCTTCGGTTTTCGTTAATCCTTCCATGAAACAAAGATAAACGTACAAATCAGTTATTCAACTATCAACACAGTTAAATAACGTTAAAACCCGTTATAGTGCATAGAACGTCAGGCAATTTTTTGATGGAAAGTACCGAAAAGCAGCGGAGGAAAGCAGAAATAATGCGTTGTTTCCGGATCATTTTCTAAAGCAAATAAAAGCCGTACAAATTCGCTGTAATTCAACTAGTTAACCCCCTAAAATAATTGTCAAATCCGGAACACTGACTGGCTGTTTTTTGTTCTATTTACATGAACACGAACACAGACAATACAATGAACACGGAACACAAAATGGTGCCTTTTACACCTGGTCAACCTTCGGATGAAACCTGGCGGAAATCCATTCCGGCTCAGGTATTTCTGAACCACTTCTTCGCGATTGACTTCCACATTCAGCGACTGGACGACCTGTTTGATCTGGCCCGTTTTCCGCTGTTTCAGGAGTTTGCCCCGGCCATCACCGACGAGCAACGGAAGGCCCTGGAAAAGCTGTTGCTCAACAGCTGGAGCGCCGAATATGCGCTGCGGATTACGCCGGTCGTGAATGACAACCAGTACCTGCAAAGCTCCCTGCACTGGACGTTTCCGCAGGCGTATTACAGCGTCTTGTTCAGCGTACGGGCTTTTCTCCAAATGATGGGTGAACCCGTCAGCAACGAAGAGATTATCCGCCGTCGCATCGGCAACATGGTCGTGCGCGGTTATTACCCGGCTTCGATTGGCTTTTATGCCTCGGGTCCGCTCAACAATTACCGGACCATGCGGCTTCCGTTGGCGAAGTTTGATATTGCCAAACCGGATCTGACCCTGCCTTCGCGTGAATCGGCGGCTCAGATCGAGATTGCCCAATTCCTGAAAACCTCTCGCGACCGGCACATCAAAGCCCTGCGGCAGGCCATTCAGAACAACCCGAAGACCGCTTTACGCAGTCCCAAAACAGGGAAGATTCTGCAGAAATTTGGCGCCGATCAGTACAAGCAGCTGGGCAAACAAATCGGTTACACGACCTTTTTCGACGCCCTCAGCCGACTGCGGATTTCGTCTACCAACCGCGAGATCGAGCGGTTTGTGGAGTCAGAAATCGATGTGCGGCTGTTCCACGAAAGTTTGGTAAAGATTGTTTCACACATCAATGCCGTGCATGAAGCGTACATTGCCAAGGCATTGGGTATTCAGGGTTACAAGCAGTTGATTGCAAAACTGCCTTCGTACCTTCAGGAGGGTTTTCTGCGGGAGCGCCTGCAAAACGTCATCGAGCCGATGCTGGAATCGGGCGAACAGACACTCCGCATGGCGGCTTAATCCCGCATATCACATAGATGAAAAAGCCCCGGCCGTGTTGCCGGGGCTTTTGTTTTAGGAACGGCTTTCCAGGTAGGTTCGGCACAAGTCGAGGTAATGGTTGGCCGACGGCATAGCCACGTCCGTTTCTTTGGCCTGCTCATCCCAGCCGCGCACCTGCAGAATACCCCGGAAATACGGGTTCTGCTCGAAAGACTGCGCTTCCTCCCCGCTCATGGGTCCACCCTGAAATTCCAGTGTTTTCAGGCTGGCTTCCGAGAGTTTCTCCAAATAGGCCGGATGCTTGTACGTCAGATACCGCTTCGCGTTGACGTGGTGTTCGATCAGTTGGGCCACTTTCTCCGAAAATCCACGCTCCCGCAGCCAGTCGGCACCCAGTTTCTCGTGATCGACGCGGCCGTAGTTGTCCATGTGATCCTCCGCCAGCTCCGACGGCAGTAAATGCCCGATGTCGTGCAGAAAAGCCGCAATGATTGTCTCGTCGTCGGCCCCGGCCCGTTCGGCCAGCATGGCCGATTGCAGCATGTGTTCGAGTTGTGAAACCGGTTCGCCGTAATAATCATCGGCCCCGTGCTTTTCAAACAACTCCGTGATTTCGGAAATCGTCTGCTCGGTTGTCATGTTTTCATTGAGCGAATGAGTGATTGATTGAGTCAGATCGAAGAGCATGCTTTTGCTGATCGCGGTAGCCAATCACTCATTCGCTTATTCACAATTAATTTATTTATCCCACCATACGGGTGTGTTGATATCGTTCGGTCCCTGGCGCTTAACGGCTTCGTCGATCGACGGTTTGTTCAGGCTTAGCTCCGAGCTTGGATAGGTAAACCGCACCGGCACCCGGTTCTGGTTCAGGTTCGACGGTCCCGGCTTGATAGCGGGAATGCCCGTCCGGCGCCAGTCGAACCAAGGTTCCAGGCCGTTGTAAAATAACGCAATCCATTTCTGAGTTCCAATCAGTTCGAGCGCTTTTGCATCCGTAAAAGCCACATCCGGCTGCGTCAGGTAACCCGCCGGAACATCCAGCGCGTAGTAGTTGAACGACGCCGTAACGCCTTTTTCGTAATACTCTTTCGCGTTGCCGGTGATCAGCTTCTTCTGCGCGGCTTCGGCCAGAATAAATTGCAGTTCGGCATAGGTCATGATGATGCCCTTGGCGATGTTCAGGTTGGCGTCCGTGGGAGTGCCGAAACCGTCGATGTAATAGTTCGATCCCACGCGCGAAACATTCTGAGCCCCACCGTTGTACGTCAGCGCCGAGTTATCGTCAAGTCCGTTCGGAACACCCACATAGGCCGGTTTTCCGGCGGCTACCGAGGCAACGGTCGGACGGGCAAAAATACCCAGCCGCGGATCGCTCAGTTGCGTCAACTTGTCGCCCAGCGTTTTGCTCAGCCGGAATTCGTCGAACGATCCCACCCGCGAGGTGTACAGCGGAAACTGGTTGGGCACCGTCGGCAAATACCGCAGGGCCGCATTGTCGGCATTGCTGTCGAAAATCGGCGTGGCCGTCGGGTTGCTCAGAATGGCCTGCATGTCGGCCTTCACGTCGCGCTTGTTGGAAATCCGCATCAGATACCGCAGCCGCAGCGAGTTGGCCATCTTCTTCCACTTCGTTACGTCGCCCCCAAACAGAATATCGCCGTTGACCGCCCCGTTTTCCGTCGCCAGCAGACCATTGGCATCGGCCAGGTCCTTCAGAATTCCGTTATAAATGGTTTCTTGGGTGTCGTATTTTGGAAAATACGTCTGGTCTTTGCCTTTGGTAGCCTCCGTGTACGGCGCATCACCGTAGGCATCCGTCACCATCGACATCATCCACGACTTCATAATCAGCGCGATGGCCTGATAGTTTTTCTGAACCGGCGATGAGCTGGTGGCGATGTTGTACATGTTCTGCACTTCCCGGAGCGTCGAGTAGGTCGTGTTCCAGATGCCGTTCTGCTCCCCCCACAGATACCGGTCTTCGTTCACGAACTGAATTTTGGCCGTATACTGCATCACGCTGTTGCCGATTCCCCAGGCCGTTCCCATGTTTTCGTTGATCGGAGCCCGAATGATGTTCGGCAGCAGCAGATCGGGGGTTACCGTGTTGGGAACGTTTGGATTGGTGTTTACTTCTTCAAAATTGTTGTCGCAGGAGGTGCCGGCGGCTATCAGCAGCATACAAGCGAACAAACGGATGTATCTTCTTTTCATGAGTCAGTTTCTTAGAGGTTAAACGACAGGTTGACGCCGTAATTCCGCGCCGATGGAATAGCGACCGATTCGGCTCCCGGAATGACGGTTCCGCCCGCCACCGAGGACGTTTCCGGATCGATGTGCGGCACTTTCGTCCACAGGAACAAGTTCCGGCCTACCAGCGAGATATTGACGTTGCGGAACGGCAGTTTCCGGCCCATGATGCTGTTGGGTAGCGAATAACCCAGTTTGATTTCGCGCAGCTTGGTAAACGACGCATCGAAGATGGCACCTTCCAGCACCCGGCGGCCGAGGGTAAAAGCCGAATGCCACTCCCGGGCCGAAATCCGGCGCTGGTTCGGGGCAAACTGGCCCTCGCCGGTTTTCACCGCGCCCGGCACCACATAGTAGGTCCCTTCGGGCGCATTCTTGAATTCTGTATCCGTCGAATTGTCGTAATAACCGGTTTCGCGGCCCTGCAACGTTTCCACCAGCTGACCCGCTTCCCGGCCCACGACGTACGTGTGCGAGTACACCTCGCCACCCTTCCGGATATCAAACAGAAAGCTCAGGTTGAAACCTTTGTAGGTCAGGGAGTTGTTGATACCAGCCAGCCAGTCGGGGTTGTAGTTTCCGAGTTTTTTCAGGTCCGTGGTTGAAATGGGCCGCCCGTCGGTGGTGGTCACCATCTGGCCCACATACTGCCCCGTCGGATCGTAGTACGGGCTGCTGGGGTCGCTGCTTACGCGCTCATAGGCATAGCCGTACATATCGCCCATGCGCTCGTTGACGCGGGCCTGCACCGAGAAATACCGGTCGGCCAGTTCGTAGGTCGAAACCCCGTTGGCCAGCTCGAGCACCTTGCTGCGGTTGCGCGAGAAGTTAACGTTCATGTCCCAGCGGAACCCAACGTTGTCCAGCCGAACGGGCGTCAGGTTCAGCATCACCTCCACCCCACTGTTCTGAATCCGGCCGGCGTTCTGCACAATCTGGCTGTAACCTGTCGTTCCCGACAGCGGCAGGAAGATAATCTGGTTGCGGCTGATGGTGTTGTAGTAGGTCACATCCAGGCCAACCCGGTTTTTGAGGAAACGAATATCCACCCCGTATTCCTGCGAACTGCTGATTTCCGGTTTCAGGCTCAGGTTCGGAATCCGCGTCGATTCACCGAAGGTCGGGGTGGTCCCCCAGGGCGTTCCGGGGTTGTACGGCTGCGAAAACTGGTACGGATCGGTGTCGTTTCCCACCTGCGCGTAACCCGCCCGAACCTTGGCAAACGAAACCCACGACGGCATTTTCACCCAGTCGCTCACCACGGCGCTCAGCGTTCCCGACCAGTAGAAGTACGAATTGTCGGCCGCCCCCACCACGCCCGTCGGCAGGGTCAGCGTGCTCGACCAGTCGTTACGGCCCGTCATTTCGAGCGTCAGTTTATCCTGATAGGTCAGTTGACCCGATGCAAACAAACTATTGATCCGGCGATTCGAGTTGTTCTGCGAATATTCCAGCGGAACCCGGCTGTTGTTCAGGCTATAAACGCCCGGAACCGTCAGCTGGGGGGCAAAGTTATCGACGTAATCGTACGTGTTCAGGCGTTGGTTGCCACCGGCCGTACCGCTCAGTGTAAAGTTCTCATTGATGCGTTTGTCGACCAGAAACAGCAAATCCGTGTTGCGTTCCAGCGTTTTGACGGCTTCCCGGCGGTAGGAACCGTAGGGATAGCGTTGCGTACTGAACGCCCGGCGCCGGGTCCGCAATTCATCCTGGTAATCCACCTGCGTCCGGCCCTGCACCGACAGCCAGTCTGTCAGTTGGTACGACAGCGTCACGTTTCCGATCACGCGGTTTACATCTTGCCCGTTCGTATTTTCGTAGAGGTTGAAATACGGGTTGTCGTGGTAGTTGTAGTTGAAGTTAAACTGCTGAACGTCCTCCAGACCCGGCTGCCAGTAGTTCCGCATCGACTTCATATCGATGTGGCGGCCCCACCAGCAGTTGAGCAGGTACATAATGTTCTCGGTTCCGTAGCTCAGGTTGGGGCGGTTGTCGCTGTGGTTGCGAATGTAGCTGACGTTCGTGCGGGCCGTAAAACGGTCGGTCAGTTTGTAACCGGCATTGAGGTTGAAGCTGTTGCGGGTCAGATCGGTATTGGGTACGTAGCCTTTCTGCGCCAGGTTGGTGAACGACAGACGGAAATCGCCCTTGTCGTTGCTGCCCGTCACGGCCACGTTGTTGGTCAGGATGCGGCCCGTTTCGAAGAAGTCGCGGATGTTGTTCGGATGCGCAATAAACGGCGTTGGAGTAGCCACACCCGGGCCACCGGGCACGCGCGTATCCCCGGCGCGGTAGCCTTTGTCGGTGGGCGAATCGTGCTGAACGATCAGCCGTCCGTCCATTTTGGGGCCCCAGCTTTCGTCCACGCCGTCGCGCAAACCGCCCCCGGAACCGTCTTTAAACGAAAATTCACCGTTTAATCCCTGTCCGTACACGTTCTGGTAGTCGGGCAGACGCAAGACCGATTCAAACGTCAGGTTTGAGTTGACGCTCACGCCGATGCCTTTCGTACCTTTCCCGCTTTTGGTCGTAATCACCACCACGCCGTTGGCCGCCCGCGAGCCGTAGAGGGCCGTGGCGCTGGCTCCTTTCAAAACCGTCATGGTTTCTACGTCGTCGGGGTTGATAAAACCCGCCCCGTTGCCGTAGTCAGCGTCCTGGTTGTTGCGGCCCGACGAACCGACGAAGTTGTTGTTGATCGGCAAACCGTCGATCACAAACAGGGGCTGGTTGGCGTTGATGTTCAGTGATTTTTCACCCCGGATGGTTACGCGCGACGAGCCGCCGATTCCCGAAGGACTATTAACCACCGTTACCCCCGCAATTTTCCCCGCCAACTGGCTCACCAGGTTGGTTTCCCGCGCTTGAACCAAGGCCGAATTGTCGATTTTCTGGGTCACGTAACCCAGATTGCGTTGCTGTTTGGAAATCCCCAAAGCCGTAACGACCACCTCGTTCAGCGCCTGGGTTGAAGGGGTCAGGGTAACATTGATCGTTGTCTGATTGCCAACCGGCACCTCTTTGGCCTCAAAGCCGATAAACGAATAAATCAGCACCGCCGATTTATCGGGTACGGTCAGCGAGTAGGTGCCATCGTTGCGGCTGGTTGTTCCGGTAGAGGTGCCTTTCACCACGATCGAGACACCGGGCAAGCCTTCCCTGGCCTCAGCCGAAATCACCCTGCCGGTAATGGTTTGCGCCAGAAGGGGCAGTGCTAAGAATAGATTGGCCAGCGTGAGGAATGCACGACAGCAACTAGACCTTCGCACGTCAGTAGAAAGTAGCTTTTTTTTCATAGTTTAGTTAGGGATGTTCCGACACGGCAGAACCGTTGAAAAGATGACGAATAAGCAGGATTGATTCATTGCGAAACCGCAAAGGTATTGGGCACTTATTGCGCTAGTATTAAGGAAATATGAACTTAATACTACCAAGAAAGGATATATTACAAAATATGCATATTTCACTATCTGGCAGTATAATCAGGAAGTAATGTAGCAAATAAAAAAATATACTATCGATAATTTCGGAAAATATTACCAATACAATTCCGGGCGGCAATGAAGTATTGCCACCGGAATTGTATCCCTTCATTTCTAATCTGATTCTTGCCTTCGGAATACCTCCCTCAGCTCACCGTCGAGCCGCGTACAATCAGTTGGGTGGGCAGTACCACCAGTTCCGGCTCCGGTCGTTCGTCATCGGCAGCCAGCTGATGCAACAGCAGTTGGGCGGCCTGCTGCCCAATTTCATCAACCGGCTGGGCCACTGTTGTCAGGCCGGGTTCAATCAGGGCCGAAATCGGATCATCACTGAAACCTACCACGGCGATGTCATCCGGAATCCGCAGGCCCCGGCTTTTAATCACCTTCAGGGCTTCGATGGCCGTGGGGTCGTTGATGGCAAACAGGGCGTCGGGCGGCTGGGGCAGGTTAAGCAGGTGATTGACGTAAATGTTGGCCTTATCGAGCGTCAGGTCGTAGGAAATAATCAGCGCCGGGTCAATCAGTATCTGGTGGTTTGCCAGGGCATCCCGGTAGCCGTTGAGCCGGTGGCGGCTGTTCGTCAGCGAATCGGGTCCTGACAGGTGGGCAATGCGCCGTTTACCGGTTTTGATCAGGTGCTCAACCGCCCGGTACGCGCCCTCGTAATCATCCACGGCTACTTTCGACACACTCAGCTCCTCGACAATCCGGTTGAAGAACACCACCGGGATGCCTTTCCGCTCAAAGATCTTAAAGTGCTCAAAATTCCGCGTCTCTTTCGTGTGCGAAACCAGAATACCGTCTACCCGGCTGGCCAGCAGCAGCCGGGTGTTGGCGACCTCCGTTTCGTACGACTCGTTCGAGTGACAGATAATCACGTTATAACCGGCTTTCGCCAGCACCTCCTGCGCACCAATAATCACCTTCGGAAAAAAAGGACTCAGAAACTCCGGCACCATGATGCCAATCGTCTGCGTCCGGTTGGTCAGCAAGGAAATAGCCAGTTGGTTACGCTGGTAGTCCAGTTGATTCGCCAGTTCCAGTACCCGCTCGCGGGTTTTCGGCTTCACGTTAGGGTGTCCGGTCAAAGCCCGGGAAACCGTCGACTTAGACAGATTCAGCGTTTTTGCGATGTCAATAATCGTCGTCTGATGACTTTTCATAAACTATAACTATTCCAATTTTTACCAAATCCCCCAAAAATAACTACCAGGTTTCCCGCTCTAAATATTCCAGCTTTTTGGGAATGTTCCCATAAAATTGGGAACATTCCCAAAAATATAAGTCAATTTTTTCTTTGTAAAATTACTATCTGAGCGTAATATCAAGTAAAAGAAGCAAAAAACGGAGATTTCGCTGGTTATACGACGATTCTGAATCAATCCAACCCGCAAAATAGCCACAAGCTCTTCTTCAAAACCGCAACCCTAGAAATTGAACATTTTCCAGTACCAACCTTTAACCATAAGGACCATGTCCGACTTTACGTATGCTATTCTCTAAACCCGTCCGGGCAGCAAAGAGCCTGATTTGGCTCTTTTTACTGTCACTCACCCTTCCCTGCATTGCGCAGAACAACCGGAGTCTGACCGTTCGCGGTCGGGTTACGTCCGGAACCGAAGCCCTGCCGGGCGTCAACGTCATTATTAAGGGGACGCAGCAAGGTACCACCACCGATGTTGATGGGCAGTATAGCCTGGCCGTACCCAACAGCGGAGCCACGCTCACCTTCTCGTATATTGGCTACGTTTCGCAGGAAATTGCCGTGGGCAACCGCAGCACTATCGACGTTGCGCTCCAATCGGACGAACGGTCGCTGAGTGAAGTGGTGGTGGTGGGTTACGGAACGCAGCGCAAGGTGGAAACCACAGGTTCCATTGCCTCCATCAAAGCCGACGAACTGGTGCAAACGCCCGTGGTCAACGTGGCGCAGGGCCTGCAGGCCCGGGTGGCCGGGGTGCAGGTCAACCAGAACACCGGGGCGCCGGGCGGCAACGTCAGCGTCCGGGTGCGCGGTACAAACTCCATCAACGGCAACTCCGAACCGCTGTACGTCGTCGACGGTATCCAGATTTCCAACGGGGGCGGTATTACCGACGTGAGTCCGCTGTCGACCATTAACCCGAACGACATCGAGTCGGTTGAGATCCTGAAAGACGCTTCGGCCTCGGCTATTTACGGTTCGCGGGCGGCCAACGGGGTCGTGCTGATCACCACCAAACGCGGCAAAAGCGGGGCTACCCGGGTGACATTCGATAGCTACTACGGGGTTCAGAAAGTAAACAAGACCCTGCCGGTTCTGAACGCGGCCGAATTTGCCCAACTGGAAAATGAAGTATTCAAAAACAACTATTACCCCAATCCGGCGTCGCTGGGCGAAGGCATCAACTGGCAAAACGAGATTTTCCGGCAGGCCCCGATCCAGAACCACCAGCTTTCGATCAACGGCGGCAATGAAAAAACGCAGCTGGCCCTGTCGCTGAACTACTTCGATCAGGACGGCATCATCATCAGTTCCGGCTTCAAACGGTATTCGCTGCGGCTGAACCTCGACCACAAAATCAGCAATCGGTTCAAAGTCGGAACCAGCATCATGGGCAGTTATTCGATCAGCGACGGTATCACCACCGGCAGCCAGACCATCGGCGACGCGGCCGTGGTAACCGGCTCCATCCTGGGGGCGGCCCTGGGTGCGCCCCCGACGCTGCTGCCCTACCGCCCGGACGGCACGGTTTTCCCCTTCGGCGAACAGGCCGCGCAATACCGGGAAGTAGCCAACCCGCTGGGTTTTGCGGTGGCCCTGAACGAACGAAACATCAAACGGACGCTGGCGAATGTCTACGGAGAAGCCAACATTGCCAGGGGATTAACGTACCGGGCGTCGTTCAACGCCGATCAGCGCAGCGAGCTTTACAACGGGTATTCTCCGCGCTCCATCGTGAACCGTTCCGACCTGAACGACAACTCGGGTTCGGCGTCTAAAAACAACGTCAATTACATGGCCCTGCTGCACGAAAGCATCCTGACGTACAATACCGCCTTCGGCAAAGACCACACCCTGAAAGGAACCGCCGTTTTTGCGACCCAGGCCGAACTGTACAACGACAACACCATCAGTGCAACGGGTTTTCCGAACGATGCCACCCAGAACGAAGCGCTCCAGCTCGGCCTGACCCGCACGGTGAGCAGCAACCGCAACCGCCAGCGGCTGGATTCGTATATGGCGCGCGTCAATTACGGTTTCAAAGACAAATTGTTTATCGATTTCACAACCCGGATCGACGGTTCGAGTAAGTTCGGATCGAATCATAAATACGGCGTCTTTCCGGCGGTTTCGGCGGCCTGGCGGCTGATCGAAGAACCGTTCCTGAAGCCAATCACCTGGATTTCGGACCTCAAGCTGCGGGCCAGCTACGGCATTACCGGAAACGCGGGCGGTATCAGTCCGTACCAATCCCTGGCGACGGTTTCGGCTTCCGGCAGCGACTATAATTTCAACCACATGTACGTGACCGGCATCAATCCCTCCGGCATTGCCAACCCGGATCTGCGCTGGGAGCGTTCGGCCCAGACCAACCTTGGTTTCGATCTGAGCCTGTTCAACAACCGCGTCAGCCTGATTGCCGACCTGTACCACAAGAAAACCAACGACCTTTTGTACGTCAAGGCGCTGCCCCTGAGTTCGGGGTACGGCACCATTACCGGCAACTTTGCTTCGCTGGAAAACAAGGGACTCGAACTGGCCGCCAACGCCCGGATTCTGGACGGTCCGCTGAAGTGGGATGTTTCGGCCAACGCGACGTTTAACCGCAACAAGGTGCTGGGGCTGGACGGTGGCGTGACGAGCGAACGGTTTGTGACCACCTACACCATCCTGAAAGTGGGCGAGCCGCTCGGCCTGTTTAAAACCTACGTTTTCGACGGAATCAACCAGACGGGCGAAACCATTCTGCCGGGCTACGACGGACGGCTGGGCGGCCACAAAGTAAAAGATATTACGGGCGACGGCCAGATTACCGCCAATGATCAGGTTGTTACCGGCAACCCGAACCCCAATTTCATCTACGGTTTTTCGAGTAATCTTTCCTACAAAGGATTCGATTTGAGCGTGTTTTTTTCCGGTTCGCAGGGCAACGACATTTACAACGCCAGCCGGTTGTCGTTTGAGAATCCAGCGGGGCAGCGCAACCTGCTGAAAGGCGTGGTCAATCGCTGGTCGCCCACCAACCCGAACAACGAGTATGCCAGCGCCTTTGTATCGGGCCGTCTGCCGATTTCAGACTACGTCGTGGAAGACGGTTCGTACCTGCGGATGAAGAACCTGACGCTTGGCTACAACCTGCCGCGCATCAAGGGTATCCAGGGCGTCCGGGTGTACGTGAGTGGTAACAACCTGCTCACCTTCACCAAATACAGCGGTTTTGACCCGGAAGTAAACACCTTTGCGGGTTCCAATACCGTCATCGGTGTCGACAACCTGGTGTACCCGCAGGCCAAATCCTTTCTGGGCGGCATTCAAATCACTCTATAATCGTTGAACTGGGACTCTGTGAGAGTAAAGATGCCTTCGCCGTCCTGTTCAATCTTTCCAGTTCAGCAATCATTCCTATGAAAAAGATATTCCTCCCCTTACTCGCAGCCATCGGTCTGACGTCCTGCGAACTGGACGAAACGATTTACTCGTCCATTTATACGGAAGCCTTCTACAAAACGGCCGCCGATGCCGAGAAAGCGCTGGTGGCGGCTTACGGCTCCCTGGGCGATCTGGGCAACGGCCCCGCCCTCACGCTGGTGGCCGATATGAGCGATGATCAGACGTACCCGCGCTCGGTGGTGGGCCGCAGTACGCTGACGCTTTTTACCTACGATGTCAATTACACCAACCAAAAAAGCAACGGCCGATTGATGGAATCGCCCCAGCAAATCTGGCAGTCGTCGTACAGCGGCATCGAGAAGGCCAACTGGATTATTGCCAAAGTACCGGAAGCATCGATGGACGAAACCCGGAAAAAACAAATCATCGGCGAGGCCCACTTCCTGCGCGCCTTTTACCACTGGCTGCTGGTGAAAAACTTCGGCGATGTGCCGATCAAAACGACGCCCAGCTACACCGAAGCCGAAGCCATAACGGCCAAAAGTCCGAAAGCCGAGGTCTTCAGGCAGATTTACGCGGATCTGGAGCAGGCCGAAGCCGCGGGGCTCCTCTCCTACCCGGCCGTCGAGAAAGGCCGCCCGGCCAAGGAAGTCGCTACTGCGCTGTACGCCAAAGCGGCCCTCTACAACGAAGACTGGGCAAAGGCGCTGGAAAAAGCGCAGGCCGTCATCAACTCCGGCAAATACCGGCTGATGCCGGACGTACGCGACGTCTACCGGTACGACAAAGAAGACGAAGCCCGAATTGAAAACATGTGGGCCTACGAAGTCGATCCGGTCTCGCCGGGCCGGAGCCACCAGCTCGTGGGTTTGTTTGGCCCCAGTGGCAGCGCCGGAGCCGAGTACGCCCGGACGTCCTACGGGTCGATGTTTGCCTACCAGTCGTTTTTCAATTCGTTCGATCCAACGGACAAACGGCGCACGCTGCTGGACACCAACTACCTCAACAAGAGCGGCAAGATCGTGGCCCAGAAAGACATCACGCCCATCACGACCAAGGGTGTCCTGGTGAAAAAATACCAGGATCCGGTTTCGACCATCGGCTTTATTCCGA
This Larkinella insperata DNA region includes the following protein-coding sequences:
- a CDS encoding SusD/RagB family nutrient-binding outer membrane lipoprotein; protein product: MLLIAAGTSCDNNFEEVNTNPNVPNTVTPDLLLPNIIRAPINENMGTAWGIGNSVMQYTAKIQFVNEDRYLWGEQNGIWNTTYSTLREVQNMYNIATSSSPVQKNYQAIALIMKSWMMSMVTDAYGDAPYTEATKGKDQTYFPKYDTQETIYNGILKDLADANGLLATENGAVNGDILFGGDVTKWKKMANSLRLRYLMRISNKRDVKADMQAILSNPTATPIFDSNADNAALRYLPTVPNQFPLYTSRVGSFDEFRLSKTLGDKLTQLSDPRLGIFARPTVASVAAGKPAYVGVPNGLDDNSALTYNGGAQNVSRVGSNYYIDGFGTPTDANLNIAKGIIMTYAELQFILAEAAQKKLITGNAKEYYEKGVTASFNYYALDVPAGYLTQPDVAFTDAKALELIGTQKWIALFYNGLEPWFDWRRTGIPAIKPGPSNLNQNRVPVRFTYPSSELSLNKPSIDEAVKRQGPNDINTPVWWDK
- a CDS encoding LacI family DNA-binding transcriptional regulator; protein product: MKSHQTTIIDIAKTLNLSKSTVSRALTGHPNVKPKTRERVLELANQLDYQRNQLAISLLTNRTQTIGIMVPEFLSPFFPKVIIGAQEVLAKAGYNVIICHSNESYETEVANTRLLLASRVDGILVSHTKETRNFEHFKIFERKGIPVVFFNRIVEELSVSKVAVDDYEGAYRAVEHLIKTGKRRIAHLSGPDSLTNSRHRLNGYRDALANHQILIDPALIISYDLTLDKANIYVNHLLNLPQPPDALFAINDPTAIEALKVIKSRGLRIPDDIAVVGFSDDPISALIEPGLTTVAQPVDEIGQQAAQLLLHQLAADDERPEPELVVLPTQLIVRGSTVS
- a CDS encoding phosphonate degradation HD-domain oxygenase, which translates into the protein MTTEQTISEITELFEKHGADDYYGEPVSQLEHMLQSAMLAERAGADDETIIAAFLHDIGHLLPSELAEDHMDNYGRVDHEKLGADWLRERGFSEKVAQLIEHHVNAKRYLTYKHPAYLEKLSEASLKTLEFQGGPMSGEEAQSFEQNPYFRGILQVRGWDEQAKETDVAMPSANHYLDLCRTYLESRS
- a CDS encoding SusC/RagA family TonB-linked outer membrane protein, with translation MKKKLLSTDVRRSSCCRAFLTLANLFLALPLLAQTITGRVISAEAREGLPGVSIVVKGTSTGTTSRNDGTYSLTVPDKSAVLIYSFIGFEAKEVPVGNQTTINVTLTPSTQALNEVVVTALGISKQQRNLGYVTQKIDNSALVQARETNLVSQLAGKIAGVTVVNSPSGIGGSSRVTIRGEKSLNINANQPLFVIDGLPINNNFVGSSGRNNQDADYGNGAGFINPDDVETMTVLKGASATALYGSRAANGVVVITTKSGKGTKGIGVSVNSNLTFESVLRLPDYQNVYGQGLNGEFSFKDGSGGGLRDGVDESWGPKMDGRLIVQHDSPTDKGYRAGDTRVPGGPGVATPTPFIAHPNNIRDFFETGRILTNNVAVTGSNDKGDFRLSFTNLAQKGYVPNTDLTRNSFNLNAGYKLTDRFTARTNVSYIRNHSDNRPNLSYGTENIMYLLNCWWGRHIDMKSMRNYWQPGLEDVQQFNFNYNYHDNPYFNLYENTNGQDVNRVIGNVTLSYQLTDWLSVQGRTQVDYQDELRTRRRAFSTQRYPYGSYRREAVKTLERNTDLLFLVDKRINENFTLSGTAGGNQRLNTYDYVDNFAPQLTVPGVYSLNNSRVPLEYSQNNSNRRINSLFASGQLTYQDKLTLEMTGRNDWSSTLTLPTGVVGAADNSYFYWSGTLSAVVSDWVKMPSWVSFAKVRAGYAQVGNDTDPYQFSQPYNPGTPWGTTPTFGESTRIPNLSLKPEISSSQEYGVDIRFLKNRVGLDVTYYNTISRNQIIFLPLSGTTGYSQIVQNAGRIQNSGVEVMLNLTPVRLDNVGFRWDMNVNFSRNRSKVLELANGVSTYELADRYFSVQARVNERMGDMYGYAYERVSSDPSSPYYDPTGQYVGQMVTTTDGRPISTTDLKKLGNYNPDWLAGINNSLTYKGFNLSFLFDIRKGGEVYSHTYVVGREAGQLVETLQGRETGYYDNSTDTEFKNAPEGTYYVVPGAVKTGEGQFAPNQRRISAREWHSAFTLGRRVLEGAIFDASFTKLREIKLGYSLPNSIMGRKLPFRNVNISLVGRNLFLWTKVPHIDPETSSVAGGTVIPGAESVAIPSARNYGVNLSFNL